TGATTACTGTTCGGATTGTCGATCAGTTATTATTTGATAAAGGAAGAACTGAAGAAGTAGCCAAAAGAGCCCTAGCTATTAATCCGGAATGGGAATCAATGTTTGAACAATATATTCTAAATCAATAATTTTATAGGAATAGGCAATAAAATGAAGAACCAAGAAGTCGCCAACATATTATATGAAATAGCCGATTTTCTTGATATGGATGATACCCCTTTTAGACCTTTAGCCTATAAAAAGGCAGCTAATTCACTGGAAAATTTAGAAGAAGATATTGAAACTATTTACAAAAGAGGTGGAACTAAAGAATTAGAGAAGATTTCTGGAATTGGAGAGCACATTGCATTGCGCATTGAAGAGTATCTCAAAAAGGGAAAGATTGGCTATCTTCAGGAGTTAAGAAAAAAAATACCGGTAGATATTGAAAACCTTACTATGATAGAGGGGATGGGACCTAAGACCGTTAAAACCCTTTATCAAGAACTAAATATTAAGAATCTTAAGGATCTTGAGAAGGCAGCTAAGGAGCATAGAATAGCTCCTTTGTTTGGCTTTGGGGAAAAGACGGAACAAAATATTCTTGAGGGGATAGAGTTTTTGAAAAAGACTGAAGGAAGGTCTCTTTTAGGAAGAATTCTTCCTAAGGCCAATGAGATTTATGAAGAGATAAAAAAACTTCCAGAAGTAGAAACTATTAGTACCGCCGGATCATTAAGAAGAATGAAAGAAACCATAGGGGATGTTGATCTTTTAGTTTCCTCTAATAATCCCAAGAAGATTATGGATCATTTTGTTTCAATGAAGGGTGTGTTAAAAGTTTGGGGTAAGGGAGAAACCAAGGCTTCAATTAAAACAGCGGGCGGATTCAATGTAGATATTAGGGTGGTTTTACCGGAAAGTTATGGATCAGCCCTACAACACTTTACTGGATCTAAAGAACATAATATTGCACTTAGAAAAATCGCCATGGAAAGAGGGCTTAAAGTTAATGAGTATGGAGTATTTAAGGGAGAAAAAAGGATTGCCGGAAAGACTGAAGAAGAGGTTTACAAAATTCTTAGAATGGACTGGATACCGCCAGAGATGAGAGAAGATCAAGGAGAAATAGAGTTAGCTATAAAAGGAAGATTGCCTCAAATTGTTGGTTATAACGATATTAAAGGAGATCTTCATTGTCACTCTAGCTGGACTGGTGGAGAGAATACAATTGAAGAAATGGCCAAGCGGGCGATTGAATTAGGATATCTATATATTGGAATAGCAGATCATACCAAGTTTTTAAGAATAGAAAATGGATTAGATGAGAAACAATTAATGGAACAAAGAAAAGAAATAGATGAACTTAATAATAAAATAAAAGGAATAAAAATACTTCAGGGATGTGAAGCCAATATTTTAGATGATGGATCAATAGATATTACCAATGAAGCATTAGCTAAGCTTGATTTTGTAATAGCCGGTATACATTCAGGATTTAAAATGAATGAGAAAAAGATTACTCAAAGAATTATCAAAGCGATGGAGAATCCTCATGTTGATATTATTTCCCATCCCACCGGAAGAATTCTTAAGCGAAGAGCTGAATATAATGTAAATATAGATGAAATGATAGAAGCGGCCAAAAGAACCGGAACGATTTTAGAAATCAATTCGTATCCAGAAAGACTTGATCTTAATGACGTTAATATCTACAGGGCTAAAAGGTTAGGGGTTAAAATGGTAATAAATACCGATGCCCATCATCGAGAACATATGAAATCAATGTGCTTTGGTATAGCTCAAGCAAGAAGGGGTTGGGCAGAAGAAAAAGATATTATTAATACCGGGACCCTAAAAGAATTAATAACTTCTTTTAAAAAATAAAAAAGACCGTCATTATTTAACGGTCTTTGTAATTGGAGAGAAATTTTTTTAATTTCCTTTTGATTTAACAATGTATTCCATTTTCAAGATATTATCAAGTAGATTGATTTTTTGGTCATCCCTGCTAAAATTTAATTATCATGTTATTCTTGGAAATAATTCAACAAATGCTCCTTCCTAGTGTTTTTGTATTTATATTAATACTCGGAGGACTGCTTCTTAGCTTTCGTAAAAAGAACGTTAAGGTTGGGAGATTAATAGCCCTTACTGGCGTTGGTTTGTATTACCTGTTTTCAATTGCTCCGGTTAGTGACCTATTGCTTTTCCCATTAGAAAGAGATTATCAAACCATAAAGATTGAAGATATTAAAGCGGCAGATAAAGTAGTTTTGCTTTTAGGTGGGCGAGAAAGTGATATTTTAAGGTCTAGTGAAGTTTTAAGAATTGTTCATTTAACTAATCAAAGAACTCAGGTCATCATATCGGGTGTTGATCCTCTTAATCCCAGAAGTGAAGAGGCTGTGGCAGTTAGGAGATTTTTTACAGCCCGTGGAGTTGAAGCTAATAACATTACGATTGAGAATAAGTCTAGAAATACTTGGGAGAATGTAAGGAATATAAGGGAAATAGTTGGCGAAGAACCTTTCTTTTTGGTTACTTCTGCTTATCATATGAAAAGGGCAATGAGGGAGTTTGAAAAAATTGGGGGAAATCCAATTCCAGCCCCCGTTGACTTTAGGAGAAGAAGCTCTTACGGACTTATTAGTTATTTCCCCAGTGCGCGCAACTTGAGAAATGCTGATTTAGCTATTCATGAATATTTTGGAATAATTTTCTATGAATTCCTCTAATAACAAATTAATCAAATTAGAAAAAATCTTTCCAAAGATTAAGAAAGATATTCTCTTGGGAAGATATACTACTTTTGGATTAGGGGGTAAGGCTGATTATTTTTTAGAAGTTGATAGTGTAGCGGAGCTTAAAGAAGCCCTTTCTTATTTTTTTAAAAACAAAGTATCTTTTTTTATCCTTGGAGGAGGAAGCAATCTTTTAATATCTGATAATGGTTATCGCGGAGTGATAATTAAAATGAAAGGAAAGGAATTGGAGCTTAGAAAAGAGAAAACGATTATCGTTGAGGCCGGAGTCTCTTTAGCTAAGCTTGTTTATTTTGCCATGTCTTATGGTCTTAGTGGTTTTGAATGGGCTGCGGGAATACCGGGTACTGTTGGGGGAGCTATAAGAGGTAATGCCGGTGCTTTTGGAAAATCAATGGCTGATAATATCAAACTAGTAGAAGTAGTTAATGCTAAAAGTGGAAAAATTAATAAGTTTAGAAACGAGGAATGTAAATTTAACTATAGAGAAAGTATTTTTAAAAAGAATTCCCACTTAGTAGTTATAAGGGCCGAGATTGCTCTTGATAAAAAAGATAAGAGTGAGATTGAAAAACAATCTAATGAATATTTTAATTATAGAAAAGAAAGACAGCCACAGGGATATTCAGCTGGGAGTGTTTTTAAGAATTATAAAATAAAGAATAAAAAGGAAAGAGAGGCATTGATTGAGAAAAATCCTGAGATTGAAAAAGTAATTAAAGACAATGTTATTCCAGCTGCCTTCTTAATTGACAAGTGCGGTCTTAAGGGAAAGAAGGTTGGTAGGGTAATGATTTCTCTTATTCATGCTAACTTTATTATCAATCTTGGACGGGGAAAATCTGAAGATGTAACAAAATTAATCTACTTAATCAAGAAAGAAGTAAGTGATAAATTCGGCATAATAATTGAAGAAGAGATTCAATATTTGGGATTTTAGTTATTAACACTTGACAAAGACTTTAAATCTGGAAAAATTAACTTACGTACTTAATTTTTGCAAATAATCGGTCGGCTATTTGCCCTCCTGAAATTATAGGGAAAATTAATTTTCAAAGAATAAGTTCTTTGGAGTAAAAAAATGCCTGTAAAGAAAAAACCAGCTGTTAAGAAGACAGTTACTAAGAAACCAGCTGCTAAGAAGAAGAAGAAGTAATTCTATTTCGCCCTGCCCTTATTAACGGGGCAGGGTCTTCTTGTATGGATTCCAAAGTTTTGATATAATTACCTTATGAAAATAACAATCAAAACAAAAAACATGGAATTAACCGATTCCATTAGCGATTATATAGAGAAAAAAATTCAACCCTTAGGAAAGTTTTTAGAAAAGATTATTCCAGACGAAGAGGATCTTGCCAATAATCCTATTGAAGAAAGGAAGGAAAGAGTAGAGGCCTTTATTGATGTCGGTAAAGAATCAACCAAGGGGTTGTATTTCGCTAAGGCTCAAATAAATATTCCCGGTAAAAATCTTTTAATAACAAAAGTTACTTCCAGTAAACTTGATGAAGCGATTGATGCCATAAAAGATGAATTGCAAAGACTGATTGTATCTTACAAAGAGAAGTCTTTTGCTGTTAAGAAAAGAAATGTTAAGGAAGCCAAAAAAGACATTAAACTTGCAGAAGAAGCAAGATTAAATAGGGGAAGTCGGCAAAGACAGGAAGGTTTGTAATTTTGATAAAGAAAAATAAAAGTGTTAAACACTCTCTTATGGAGTGTTTTTTTATTTTTATAATCCTCTTTCCAAGTAGAGTTCGTCTTTTTCGATCTTGTATATAGATATAGCTATTACTGATATTTTTGATAAATTTAGTTTTATTGAAGGTTCAAATCTTTTAGCGATAAAACAGTAGATAATTACATCTATTACTAGTAAAAAATAAAAAAGAAGCGACATTCTACTCAAATCAATTGAGCAGAGTTTTTTGAGCACATCTTTAAAAATCTTTTAATTGGTGTATAATCCATAACATTAACATTAATATAGATTATGTCTTTTTTTAAAAAAATATTCGGGGATCCCAATGAGAAGTATCTCAAAAGTATTCAAATTTTAGTCGATAGAACAAACAATTTGGAGAAAGAAGTTTCTTCTCTTAAAGATTTTGACTTTCCGTTGAAGACTAAAGAGCTAAAAATTAGGATAGAAAAAGGTGAAACTACGGATGATATTCTTCCAGAAGCTTTTGCTTTAGTTCGAGAGGCATCAAAGAGAGTTTTAGGCCAAAGGCATTACGATGTTCAGTTAATCGGAGGAATAGTTTTGCATCAAGGAAAAGTTGCTGAGATGAGAACTGGAGAGGGAAAAACTTTATCAGCTACTCTTCCAGCTTATCTTAATGCTCTTGAGGGCAAGGGGGTTCATGTGGTGACCGTCAATGATTATCTTGCTCGAAGAGACTCTGTTTGGATGGGTCAGATTTATGATTTTCTTGGGATGACGACTGGTTGTATAAATCACCAACAATCTTTTGTTTATGATCGTGAATTTTCTAGTACCAATGAAGAAAGGGATGAGATTAGAGATACACTAGGAGGATTTAAGGTAGTTGAAGATTTTATTAAACCTTGCACAAGAAAAGAAGCTTATGCAGCAGATATTACTTATGGTACCAATAATGAATTCGGCTTTGATTATTTAAAGGATAATATGGCTTATGACCTTAATGTTAAAGCTCAAAGAAGTTTTAGATATGTAATTATTGATGAAGTTGACTCGATTTTAATTGATGAAGCAAGAACGCCACTTATCATATCAGCTCCAGATGTTGAGAGCTCTGATATGTATAAAGGAATATCAGAGATAATCCCACGTCTTGAGCCGAAAAAACATTACGAAGTTTTTGAGAAAGAAAAGACGGTTGCTCTAACCGAAGAGGGAATTGAGAAAGTGGAGGAAATTTTAAACATTGATAATATTTATGAAGAAAAGGGTATTAAATATCTTCATCATATAGAGCAGGCTTTACGAGCACAAGCTATCGTGCCAACCACCAAAAAACCATTATTTGAAAAAGATAGACATTATGTTGTCAAAGATGAAGAAATTATTATCGTTGATGAATTTACCGGTAGAATGATGCCTGGCAGAAGATGGTCAGGTGGACTTCATCAAGCAATTGAAGCAAAAGAAGGAGTTTACGTTCAGCCCGAATCAAAGACATTAGCATCAATTACTTTTCAAAATCTTTTTAGAATGTATGATAAGTTGTCCGGAATGACCGGAACAGCTGTTACTTCAGCCGAAGAATTTGATAAGGTTTATAAATTGGAGGTAATTATTATTCCAACTAATAAGCCGATGGTCAGAGACGATCTTCCAGATAAAATCTACAAAACTGAGATGAGTAAGTTTAAGGCGATAACTGAAGAGGTTAGAGAGAGACGTAAAAAAGGACAGCCGGTATTGATTGGAACCACTTCTATTGAAAAAAATGAACTCCTAGCCGCTTTATTAGAAAGATTAGGCATACCTCATAGAGTTTTAAATGCCAAGAGTCACGAAAAAGAAGGAGAGATTATTGCGCAAGCCGGAAAATTAGGAGCAGTTACAGTCGCAACCAATATGGCCGGAAGAGGCGTTGATATAGTTTTAGGAGGAAATCCGGCCGATCCCGAGGAAGCTAAGAAAGTTTTTGAATTGGGTGGGCTTCATGTTATTGGAAGTGAACGACACGAAGCAAGAAGAATAGATAACCAATTACGTGGAAGATCCGGAAGGCAGGGTGATCCTGGATCAACCCAATTTTTCATTTCTCTTCAAGATGATTTGATAAGAATATTTGGTGGAGACAAAATTAATTCATTAGCTAATTATTTAAAAATGCCCGAGGATCAACCAATTGAAGCTAAGATGATATCGGGAGTTATTGAATCAGCTCAATCTAAGATTGAGGGGATGCATTTTGATGCAAGAAAGCATTTACTAGATTACGACGACGTAATGAACAAACATCGTGAAGTAATTTATAAGAAGCGAGATGATATACTAGAGAAAGCGGTTAATGATAAGATTGAACCTTATATCCGATCATTTATGGAAGACAGGGGAATTTTAGATGATTATAATAAGAAGTACGATGAATTAGGAGAAGAGAAAATGAAAGAGATTGCTAAATCTGTAAGCCTAAGAGTTTTAGACTCTCTTTGGGTAGAACACTTAGAAGGCATGCAGGCAATACGAGAAGCAGTTAGACTAAGAGCCTATGGACAACAAGATCCTTTAATTGAATACAAGAATGAAGGGCGTAAAGCTTTTCATAAAATGTTAAAGACTTGGGAAGATGATGTTATTGAAATGATATTAAAGGTTCAATCCATTTCCTTTGCTCCTAGTCCGATAGAAAAAGGTGGAATAGAACTAAGGGCCAATAATACCGTACAACCAAAAGCTAAAAAACAATCCATAGGAAGAAACGATCCTTGTCATTGCGGAAGTGGTAAGAAATATAAGAAATGTCATGGAGCATAGGAATTAGTCTGAAAATATGAAGCATAGCAAACTTATTAGAGATAAGATTTCAGAATATATCAAAAATAAGGGTACTCATATTGCCGATGACAAGGAATATTGGGAGAAGCTGAAAGAAAAGTTACTAGAAGAAGTAAAAGAACTTCACAAAATTAATCAAAAAGCCGATGTTAAAAAGAAAGTTTCGGTTAGATTTTCAACCACCTCCTCGAAAGCTGTTTCGGTTTGATAATTAAATGATTTGACACGAGGGTAATTTCATATAACTCGTTTATATGCGAATTGAATGTATAATATCGGACTTTTGCTCTACATTATGCTACGAAGTTTTTCTGTAGCGTAGCGGAAGAAAAATTTGGGTGAAGCCCGAGCCGAGGGCTGAACCGTATATCCTTTGTTAGGCGTGGTAAGGGCGTTAGCCCGAAAGCGCAGCACCCCGACGAGCAAAGCGAGGAGAGTTTTCTCGGGCGAGCGTTCATTCTTTTTCAATGACCGCTATGTAAATTGATTTATCAGAATCAATAAACTTTCTGACTTTCCAACCAGTACCTTTCAAAATATCTTTCATTTGGTCTTTGGAAACAAATAAGTAATCAAACCAATTTCCTATATATCTTTTGAATCTTATCCTAATGCGAAGCTGCCCGGGCATTCTTCCTCTTTTTTCATTGAACTTATGATAAGAGAGGTGCACCGGATCGTCTGTTTTATAGATATCGTTGCTTTCAGCGAGTATCAAGGCACTGGGGCTGGTTATTTTATGAAGTTTTTTGAGTAAGGTTTTGGCTTTTTTAAAACTACCAAACAAGCCAAAGTTGCTGCCAAACATGATAACAGTATCAAAAGTATTTGGCTTGAATGCTCCGATTTTTTCAATAGGTAAAACTTTGGCGTTTTTTACACCACGTTTTTTACAAACTTTGATA
The nucleotide sequence above comes from Candidatus Nealsonbacteria bacterium. Encoded proteins:
- the polX gene encoding DNA polymerase/3'-5' exonuclease PolX, translated to MKNQEVANILYEIADFLDMDDTPFRPLAYKKAANSLENLEEDIETIYKRGGTKELEKISGIGEHIALRIEEYLKKGKIGYLQELRKKIPVDIENLTMIEGMGPKTVKTLYQELNIKNLKDLEKAAKEHRIAPLFGFGEKTEQNILEGIEFLKKTEGRSLLGRILPKANEIYEEIKKLPEVETISTAGSLRRMKETIGDVDLLVSSNNPKKIMDHFVSMKGVLKVWGKGETKASIKTAGGFNVDIRVVLPESYGSALQHFTGSKEHNIALRKIAMERGLKVNEYGVFKGEKRIAGKTEEEVYKILRMDWIPPEMREDQGEIELAIKGRLPQIVGYNDIKGDLHCHSSWTGGENTIEEMAKRAIELGYLYIGIADHTKFLRIENGLDEKQLMEQRKEIDELNNKIKGIKILQGCEANILDDGSIDITNEALAKLDFVIAGIHSGFKMNEKKITQRIIKAMENPHVDIISHPTGRILKRRAEYNVNIDEMIEAAKRTGTILEINSYPERLDLNDVNIYRAKRLGVKMVINTDAHHREHMKSMCFGIAQARRGWAEEKDIINTGTLKELITSFKK
- the secA gene encoding preprotein translocase subunit SecA, with the translated sequence MSFFKKIFGDPNEKYLKSIQILVDRTNNLEKEVSSLKDFDFPLKTKELKIRIEKGETTDDILPEAFALVREASKRVLGQRHYDVQLIGGIVLHQGKVAEMRTGEGKTLSATLPAYLNALEGKGVHVVTVNDYLARRDSVWMGQIYDFLGMTTGCINHQQSFVYDREFSSTNEERDEIRDTLGGFKVVEDFIKPCTRKEAYAADITYGTNNEFGFDYLKDNMAYDLNVKAQRSFRYVIIDEVDSILIDEARTPLIISAPDVESSDMYKGISEIIPRLEPKKHYEVFEKEKTVALTEEGIEKVEEILNIDNIYEEKGIKYLHHIEQALRAQAIVPTTKKPLFEKDRHYVVKDEEIIIVDEFTGRMMPGRRWSGGLHQAIEAKEGVYVQPESKTLASITFQNLFRMYDKLSGMTGTAVTSAEEFDKVYKLEVIIIPTNKPMVRDDLPDKIYKTEMSKFKAITEEVRERRKKGQPVLIGTTSIEKNELLAALLERLGIPHRVLNAKSHEKEGEIIAQAGKLGAVTVATNMAGRGVDIVLGGNPADPEEAKKVFELGGLHVIGSERHEARRIDNQLRGRSGRQGDPGSTQFFISLQDDLIRIFGGDKINSLANYLKMPEDQPIEAKMISGVIESAQSKIEGMHFDARKHLLDYDDVMNKHREVIYKKRDDILEKAVNDKIEPYIRSFMEDRGILDDYNKKYDELGEEKMKEIAKSVSLRVLDSLWVEHLEGMQAIREAVRLRAYGQQDPLIEYKNEGRKAFHKMLKTWEDDVIEMILKVQSISFAPSPIEKGGIELRANNTVQPKAKKQSIGRNDPCHCGSGKKYKKCHGA
- a CDS encoding class I SAM-dependent methyltransferase, producing MNLNKDAYGQEVWAFFQGKESYEVIERDDGFIGLSGGAPAYFAEFKDWPKIEKQAIKLAKDKILDIGAGAGRNSLYLQKKGFDVSAIDNSPLAIKVCKKRGVKNAKVLPIEKIGAFKPNTFDTVIMFGSNFGLFGSFKKAKTLLKKLHKITSPSALILAESNDIYKTDDPVHLSYHKFNEKRGRMPGQLRIRIRFKRYIGNWFDYLFVSKDQMKDILKGTGWKVRKFIDSDKSIYIAVIEKE
- a CDS encoding YdcF family protein, with protein sequence MLFLEIIQQMLLPSVFVFILILGGLLLSFRKKNVKVGRLIALTGVGLYYLFSIAPVSDLLLFPLERDYQTIKIEDIKAADKVVLLLGGRESDILRSSEVLRIVHLTNQRTQVIISGVDPLNPRSEEAVAVRRFFTARGVEANNITIENKSRNTWENVRNIREIVGEEPFFLVTSAYHMKRAMREFEKIGGNPIPAPVDFRRRSSYGLISYFPSARNLRNADLAIHEYFGIIFYEFL
- the raiA gene encoding ribosome-associated translation inhibitor RaiA, coding for MKITIKTKNMELTDSISDYIEKKIQPLGKFLEKIIPDEEDLANNPIEERKERVEAFIDVGKESTKGLYFAKAQINIPGKNLLITKVTSSKLDEAIDAIKDELQRLIVSYKEKSFAVKKRNVKEAKKDIKLAEEARLNRGSRQRQEGL
- the murB gene encoding UDP-N-acetylmuramate dehydrogenase, which codes for MNSSNNKLIKLEKIFPKIKKDILLGRYTTFGLGGKADYFLEVDSVAELKEALSYFFKNKVSFFILGGGSNLLISDNGYRGVIIKMKGKELELRKEKTIIVEAGVSLAKLVYFAMSYGLSGFEWAAGIPGTVGGAIRGNAGAFGKSMADNIKLVEVVNAKSGKINKFRNEECKFNYRESIFKKNSHLVVIRAEIALDKKDKSEIEKQSNEYFNYRKERQPQGYSAGSVFKNYKIKNKKEREALIEKNPEIEKVIKDNVIPAAFLIDKCGLKGKKVGRVMISLIHANFIINLGRGKSEDVTKLIYLIKKEVSDKFGIIIEEEIQYLGF